Proteins from a single region of Phycisphaeraceae bacterium D3-23:
- a CDS encoding ABC transporter permease, which translates to MSVAADVPQPEAVPVAKAGRPRLTAGRFGAVLLLLIALPCFLAIPWTLSSPSYVEDGKGSRFNDQRLAESAQLQPPGTITYQPEEGGETYRFFEPLGTDHIGRSLLVRCLLGGAISLGIGICAAMISVFIGVSWGAASGYLGGRTDAFMMRVVDIFYGLPYLLLVVMLSVAVEGVVDNLKDGFVNLPGWSLALWDITPVLYIVAAFVGVALLGGVAWLIIWASGPKGPGMPDLLGFVLRLFTALLLVATVITAIWLIVLIPLLSGANEKGQGIVPAWLVSFLESYPLVINLITLVAAIGGVSWLTMARVIRGQVLSLRSQPFIEAARAQGMSTMRIIRVHLLPNLIGPIVVYTTLAVPQAILQESFLSFLGIGVEKPLPSWGQLASKGVSELPAIAMPELPFNWWLLVFPSVLLGLTLMSLNFMGDALRERFDPRTDKN; encoded by the coding sequence ATGAGCGTAGCCGCCGACGTCCCCCAGCCCGAAGCCGTGCCCGTCGCGAAAGCGGGACGACCGCGCCTGACCGCCGGGCGGTTTGGCGCGGTGCTGCTCCTGCTCATCGCGTTGCCTTGCTTCCTGGCGATCCCGTGGACGCTGAGCAGCCCGAGCTATGTGGAAGACGGCAAGGGCTCGCGGTTTAACGACCAGCGTCTCGCCGAGTCGGCCCAGCTCCAGCCGCCGGGCACGATCACGTACCAGCCCGAAGAGGGCGGCGAGACCTACCGCTTCTTCGAGCCGTTGGGTACCGACCACATCGGCCGATCGCTGCTGGTGCGCTGCCTGCTGGGCGGGGCGATCTCGCTGGGCATCGGCATCTGCGCCGCGATGATCTCCGTCTTCATCGGCGTCAGCTGGGGCGCGGCGTCGGGCTATCTCGGCGGACGCACCGACGCCTTCATGATGCGCGTCGTCGACATTTTCTACGGCCTCCCGTACCTGCTGCTGGTCGTGATGCTCTCGGTCGCGGTCGAGGGGGTCGTCGATAATCTGAAAGACGGGTTCGTCAACCTGCCCGGCTGGTCGCTTGCGCTCTGGGACATCACGCCCGTCCTGTACATCGTTGCCGCGTTTGTCGGCGTCGCGTTGCTCGGCGGCGTCGCCTGGCTCATCATCTGGGCCAGCGGGCCCAAGGGCCCGGGCATGCCCGACCTGCTTGGCTTTGTGCTCCGTCTGTTTACGGCGCTGCTGCTGGTGGCGACGGTGATCACGGCGATCTGGCTGATCGTGCTGATCCCGCTGCTGTCGGGCGCGAACGAGAAGGGGCAGGGCATCGTCCCCGCGTGGCTCGTGAGTTTCCTCGAGAGCTACCCGCTGGTCATCAACCTCATCACCCTGGTCGCCGCGATCGGCGGGGTGAGCTGGCTGACCATGGCCCGCGTCATCCGTGGCCAGGTCCTCTCGCTCCGCAGCCAGCCGTTCATCGAGGCCGCCCGTGCCCAGGGCATGAGCACGATGCGCATCATCCGCGTGCATTTGTTACCGAACCTGATCGGCCCGATCGTCGTGTATACGACCCTGGCAGTGCCCCAGGCGATCCTGCAGGAAAGCTTCCTGAGTTTCCTCGGGATCGGTGTCGAAAAACCCCTGCCTAGCTGGGGCCAACTCGCGTCCAAGGGCGTGAGCGAGCTGCCCGCGATCGCGATGCCCGAGCTGCCCTTTAACTGGTGGCTGCTCGTGTTCCCGAGCGTCTTGCTCGGGCTGACGCTGATGAGCCTAAACTTCATGGGCGACGCGCTACGTGAGCGATTCGACCCACGGACGGATAAAAACTGA
- a CDS encoding type II toxin-antitoxin system ParD family antitoxin produces MERLTITLPAEQRAFVKQQIASGQYATESEVVRDLIRQRQRDQAREWLTQELLKGLEGEEVELTPDEMARIWEKARTEAARRRGDARCA; encoded by the coding sequence ATGGAACGCCTGACCATCACCCTCCCGGCCGAACAACGCGCCTTCGTGAAGCAGCAGATCGCCTCGGGCCAGTACGCGACTGAGAGTGAAGTCGTGCGCGACCTGATCCGGCAGCGACAGCGGGACCAGGCGCGGGAGTGGCTGACCCAAGAGCTACTCAAGGGGCTGGAAGGTGAAGAGGTCGAACTGACCCCCGACGAGATGGCTCGCATTTGGGAGAAGGCCCGGACCGAAGCGGCCAGGCGACGGGGAGATGCCCGTTGCGCGTGA
- the queC gene encoding 7-cyano-7-deazaguanine synthase QueC, producing the protein MTTPANAPAVVLLSGGLDSATALAIAKAQGYTCHALSFDYGQKQRVELAAAHNVAEHLGVASHRTVTVDLGAFGGSALTDPLMEVPKDREDEQIAGGGIPITYVPARNTVFLGYGLGLAEVLCAHDIFIGVNAVDYSGYPDCRPAFIDAFTQLANVATKAGVEGETLTVHAPLMQLTKPEIIQRGLDLGVDYSLTHTCYDPTADGKPCQHCDACHLRIEAFRSLGMTDPALGG; encoded by the coding sequence ATGACCACCCCCGCAAACGCCCCCGCCGTCGTCCTGCTCTCCGGCGGGCTCGACTCCGCCACCGCCCTCGCCATCGCCAAAGCGCAGGGCTACACCTGCCACGCCCTCTCGTTCGACTACGGCCAAAAGCAACGCGTCGAGCTCGCCGCCGCCCATAACGTCGCGGAGCACCTCGGCGTCGCCTCGCACCGCACCGTCACCGTCGACCTCGGCGCCTTCGGCGGCAGCGCGCTGACCGACCCCCTGATGGAGGTTCCTAAAGATCGGGAAGACGAACAGATCGCCGGGGGCGGCATCCCCATCACCTACGTCCCCGCACGCAACACCGTCTTCCTCGGCTACGGGCTCGGGCTCGCCGAGGTGCTTTGCGCCCACGACATCTTCATCGGCGTCAACGCCGTCGACTACTCGGGCTACCCCGACTGCCGGCCCGCGTTCATCGACGCCTTCACCCAACTCGCCAACGTCGCCACCAAGGCCGGCGTCGAGGGCGAAACCCTCACCGTCCACGCCCCGCTCATGCAACTCACCAAACCCGAAATCATCCAGCGCGGCCTCGACCTCGGCGTCGATTACAGCCTCACCCACACCTGCTACGACCCGACGGCGGACGGCAAGCCCTGCCAACACTGCGATGCGTGCCACCTGCGGATCGAGGCGTTCAGGTCGCTGGGGATGACGGACCCGGCGCTGGGCGGGTAG
- a CDS encoding ABC transporter permease, with the protein MSKPATPELSAKAKGRTDIRARKSMLARATLQLFGRPGAVVGLFWVGLVGLLAVIAPFVANSHPILWKVEGEALSSPMLKHLTPVDVILVLSMLVACVLAAFRQISFKDRVWSWLLISVVIVPMASWASFFKKYRELSGDDDGLILTDILRLGFSILVFVTMLALAGLAVRGLLRSGRMVLFTVSGAVALILSGVLLVSPVSPPDNIDYSLYRQQLADPEVNVKTALFTLIPYSPSDRLGDAKINPVLTSPGPTPSQRDTAGEIISVAESQYGVRTYELKNADGSIVAIPDTIDGALVVVDQLWQAHQDKPGYRPAYGRRVHEAVTKRVDELAGIEVGERYHLMGTTLYGEDLCSRMIHGCRIALSIGFIATGIAVLLGVIIGGVLGYFASWADLIGLRLVEVFASIPVIMLLIMIVAFYGRNLYLMMVVLGLTGWVGYAYFIRAEFLKLRKMDYVMAARATGAPLHKILFQHMLPNGVAPVLVAASFGIAGAIRTEATLSFIGLGLVEEPSWGQMLDQARKGGSFSWWLATYPGLAIFLTIFAYNLIGEALRDVMDPRAVK; encoded by the coding sequence ATGAGTAAGCCCGCCACCCCCGAGTTGAGCGCCAAAGCCAAGGGCCGGACCGATATCCGCGCGCGTAAGAGCATGCTCGCCCGCGCGACGCTCCAGCTGTTTGGCCGGCCCGGCGCGGTGGTCGGGCTGTTCTGGGTCGGGCTGGTCGGCCTGCTCGCCGTCATCGCGCCGTTCGTCGCCAACAGCCACCCGATCCTCTGGAAGGTCGAGGGCGAGGCGCTGTCGAGCCCGATGCTCAAGCACCTCACCCCCGTCGATGTCATCCTCGTGCTCTCGATGCTGGTCGCCTGTGTGCTGGCCGCGTTCCGGCAGATCAGTTTCAAAGACCGGGTCTGGTCCTGGCTGCTGATCTCGGTCGTCATCGTCCCGATGGCGAGCTGGGCCTCGTTCTTCAAGAAGTACCGCGAGCTGTCGGGCGACGACGACGGGCTGATCCTGACCGATATCCTGCGTCTTGGTTTTTCGATCCTCGTCTTCGTCACGATGCTCGCGCTCGCCGGGTTGGCGGTCCGTGGGCTCCTGCGCTCAGGCCGGATGGTGCTCTTCACGGTGTCCGGCGCGGTCGCGCTGATCCTCTCGGGCGTCCTGCTCGTGAGCCCGGTCTCGCCGCCCGACAACATCGACTACTCCCTGTATCGGCAGCAACTCGCGGACCCCGAGGTCAATGTCAAGACCGCACTGTTCACGCTGATCCCGTACTCGCCTTCGGATCGGTTGGGTGACGCGAAGATCAATCCCGTGCTCACCAGCCCCGGGCCGACACCGAGCCAGCGCGACACCGCCGGCGAGATCATCTCCGTCGCCGAGTCACAGTACGGTGTGCGGACGTACGAACTCAAGAACGCGGACGGCTCGATCGTCGCGATCCCCGACACGATCGACGGCGCGCTCGTGGTGGTCGACCAGCTCTGGCAAGCACACCAGGACAAGCCCGGGTACCGCCCGGCGTACGGCCGACGGGTCCACGAGGCCGTCACCAAGCGCGTCGATGAGCTCGCCGGGATCGAGGTCGGCGAACGCTATCACCTGATGGGCACGACGCTCTACGGCGAGGACCTGTGCAGCCGGATGATCCACGGCTGCCGCATCGCGCTGTCGATCGGCTTCATCGCGACCGGGATCGCGGTGCTGCTGGGGGTCATCATCGGCGGGGTGCTGGGCTACTTCGCGAGCTGGGCCGACCTCATCGGGCTCCGGCTGGTCGAGGTGTTCGCGTCGATCCCCGTCATCATGCTGCTCATCATGATCGTCGCGTTCTATGGCCGAAACCTCTACCTGATGATGGTGGTGCTCGGGCTCACGGGCTGGGTGGGGTATGCGTATTTCATCCGCGCGGAGTTTTTGAAGCTGCGCAAGATGGACTACGTCATGGCGGCGCGCGCGACCGGCGCGCCGCTTCACAAGATCCTGTTCCAGCACATGCTGCCCAACGGCGTCGCGCCGGTCTTGGTCGCGGCGAGCTTCGGCATCGCGGGCGCGATCCGCACCGAGGCGACGCTCAGCTTCATCGGGCTGGGGCTGGTCGAAGAACCCAGCTGGGGCCAGATGCTCGACCAGGCCCGCAAGGGCGGGTCGTTTTCGTGGTGGCTTGCGACCTACCCCGGGCTGGCGATCTTCCTGACGATTTTTGCCTACAACCTGATCGGCGAGGCGCTGCGTGACGTGATGGACCCGCGGGCCGTGAAGTAG
- a CDS encoding EI24 domain-containing protein, which translates to MASGFKRGFATPFRGFSYLREHRHLWPFVLPAALVNVLITGAALAVLVLVAVGLVAWVHPMFGDGLWAVVLEVVVVAAVVVVVLGLTLLCWLLMQNIIAGHLMSKLAERVERDLGIEDGVIASVPFGRQVIDGGLDTGLLLSINSAGLVVQVVPVIGTVLGVAMVFLGDAWVLGSDFLAHPLNLRGRTFGDRQRFLRRHWRETVGVGAAVAPLGLIPIVGGLVAACTVIGAVLLYRDLETADAQGTDNASAGAA; encoded by the coding sequence ATGGCTTCTGGTTTCAAGCGTGGTTTTGCGACACCCTTCCGCGGGTTCTCGTACTTGCGGGAGCACAGGCACCTCTGGCCGTTCGTCTTGCCCGCGGCGCTGGTGAATGTGTTGATCACGGGGGCCGCGTTGGCGGTCTTGGTCCTGGTGGCGGTTGGGCTGGTTGCCTGGGTCCACCCGATGTTTGGCGATGGGCTGTGGGCGGTGGTGCTGGAGGTTGTGGTGGTCGCGGCGGTCGTGGTGGTTGTGCTGGGGCTGACGCTGTTGTGCTGGTTGCTGATGCAGAACATCATCGCCGGGCACCTGATGTCGAAGTTGGCCGAACGGGTCGAACGCGATCTGGGGATTGAGGATGGCGTGATCGCGTCGGTACCGTTTGGCCGGCAGGTCATCGACGGGGGGCTTGACACCGGATTGTTGCTCTCGATCAATAGCGCGGGCTTGGTGGTTCAAGTAGTCCCGGTGATCGGGACCGTCCTGGGGGTGGCGATGGTGTTTCTTGGCGACGCGTGGGTACTGGGCAGCGACTTCCTGGCGCATCCGCTGAATCTGCGCGGGCGGACGTTCGGTGATCGCCAGCGTTTCCTGCGTAGGCACTGGCGCGAGACGGTGGGCGTCGGCGCGGCGGTGGCGCCGCTGGGATTGATTCCGATCGTCGGCGGGCTGGTCGCGGCGTGTACGGTCATCGGGGCGGTGCTGCTCTACCGGGACCTGGAGACGGCCGATGCGCAGGGGACGGACAACGCATCGGCGGGAGCCGCCTAG
- a CDS encoding ABC transporter ATP-binding protein — MPDETPVLNINQLSVSFPGGPNGRRVQAADRVSMSIYPAQTLAVVGESGSGKSVSALSVLQLIPHPPGRTDGGEIWWTDDPAQSPDNLLLNDDRAMRSVRGNEIAMIFQEPMTSLNPVYTVGEQILEAVLLHQQVSKADAIAIAVKALDDVGIADAESRLKEYPHQLSGGMRQRVMIAMALACQPALLLADEPTTALDVTIQAQILELLRKLQHDKQMAIMLITHDLGVVAENADVVAVMYSGRIVEYANVYDIFNNPMHPYTKGLLKSMPVLGHRVERLPTVMDGAIVGDDFPAGYTCAPHIDQQNPEGGYGGPNARLHEIADKHWVLCTKQAGGADPAPPKLAFRRDDVASKV; from the coding sequence ATGCCAGACGAAACCCCTGTCCTCAACATTAATCAGCTCTCGGTCAGCTTCCCCGGCGGGCCCAATGGTCGACGGGTGCAGGCGGCCGACCGCGTGTCGATGTCGATCTACCCGGCGCAGACCCTGGCCGTCGTCGGCGAATCGGGCTCGGGCAAATCCGTCTCCGCGTTGTCGGTGCTGCAACTAATCCCGCACCCCCCGGGCCGGACCGATGGCGGAGAGATCTGGTGGACCGACGACCCGGCCCAGTCGCCCGACAACCTCCTGCTCAACGACGACCGCGCGATGCGCAGTGTCCGCGGCAACGAGATCGCGATGATCTTCCAGGAGCCGATGACGTCGCTCAATCCGGTCTACACGGTCGGCGAGCAGATCCTCGAAGCGGTCCTGCTGCACCAGCAGGTGAGCAAGGCCGACGCCATCGCGATCGCGGTCAAGGCCCTGGACGATGTCGGGATCGCCGACGCCGAGTCCCGGCTCAAAGAGTACCCGCACCAACTCTCCGGCGGGATGCGCCAACGCGTCATGATCGCGATGGCGCTGGCGTGCCAGCCCGCACTGCTCCTGGCGGACGAGCCGACGACAGCGCTCGACGTGACGATCCAGGCGCAGATCCTCGAGCTCCTGCGTAAGCTCCAGCACGACAAGCAGATGGCCATCATGCTCATCACGCACGACCTCGGCGTCGTCGCGGAGAACGCGGACGTCGTCGCCGTGATGTACTCGGGCCGGATCGTCGAGTACGCCAATGTCTACGACATCTTCAACAACCCGATGCACCCCTACACCAAGGGGCTCTTGAAGTCGATGCCCGTGTTGGGCCACCGCGTCGAGCGGCTGCCGACCGTGATGGACGGCGCGATCGTAGGCGACGACTTCCCGGCGGGGTACACCTGCGCCCCGCATATCGATCAGCAAAACCCCGAGGGCGGCTACGGCGGGCCCAACGCCCGGCTGCATGAGATCGCC
- a CDS encoding ABC transporter substrate-binding protein, whose amino-acid sequence MDNRFAMKDFLLLGLMLLLVIMFGLAMVQDGRQWEKLEQVNASLSEQQGQLERIGNLLESGIRISGDGSLGNGGAGNGGEPLTDSNDPFYRVRDLPTRADFDTGDFYIDCFGATVKNLTPVVAGDIYADRIDDHVLEHLVRRDPNTFEWKPLLATSWEMDEDELTITFNLRRNATFSDGEPLTANDVVFTYNWIMNPKVAAPRARAYLERIESVVAVDDYTVVFTLNEPYFNAMSLCGELEILAEHYYTQFTEDEYNEAPGLLFGSGPFKLQGDPRDWRAGESAITLVRNENYWGQAPPLDRVIWKMINDDPARLAEFRNREIDRFAVVPSMYRTLASDAELLERARLLEYDYVSSGYLYIGWNESRNGQPTRFADKRVRQAMTLLIDRETICERVYDNLAIPATGPFHPLGFQADPDVEPWPYDPARAAALLAEAGYTKNADNTLVDADGRPFTFSFIYSAGSTEAEQMAFMLKDSMARVGIRVDLDKLDWPLMQQKLDDRDFDSIMLGWGGSVESDVYQMFHSDQIADGGDNYISYSSARADAAIDRARATFDRDVSIAGWNEVHRILHDEQPYTFLTNRKAVSLIDRRFQNIEATGIGLNYAWEYYVPGPVQRHGQ is encoded by the coding sequence ATGGACAACCGATTTGCGATGAAAGATTTCTTGCTGCTCGGGCTGATGCTGCTGCTGGTCATCATGTTCGGGCTGGCGATGGTGCAGGACGGCCGGCAGTGGGAAAAGCTCGAGCAAGTCAACGCGAGCCTGAGTGAACAGCAGGGCCAGCTCGAACGCATCGGCAACCTGCTCGAATCAGGCATCCGTATCTCCGGCGACGGCTCGCTGGGCAATGGCGGGGCCGGCAACGGCGGCGAACCCCTCACCGACTCCAACGACCCCTTCTACCGGGTCCGCGACCTGCCGACCCGCGCCGACTTCGATACCGGCGACTTCTACATCGACTGCTTCGGCGCGACCGTCAAGAACCTCACCCCGGTGGTCGCCGGCGATATCTACGCCGACCGTATCGACGACCACGTCCTGGAGCACCTGGTCCGACGCGACCCCAACACCTTCGAGTGGAAGCCCCTGCTCGCGACGAGTTGGGAGATGGACGAGGACGAGCTCACGATCACCTTCAACCTCCGGCGAAACGCGACCTTCTCCGACGGCGAGCCGCTCACCGCCAATGATGTCGTCTTCACCTACAACTGGATCATGAACCCCAAGGTCGCCGCGCCCCGCGCCCGGGCCTACCTTGAGCGCATCGAGAGCGTCGTCGCGGTGGACGACTACACGGTCGTCTTCACCCTCAACGAGCCGTACTTCAACGCGATGTCGCTCTGCGGCGAGTTGGAGATCCTGGCCGAGCACTACTACACGCAGTTCACCGAGGACGAATACAACGAGGCGCCGGGCCTGCTCTTTGGCTCGGGCCCGTTCAAGCTTCAGGGCGACCCCCGGGACTGGCGGGCCGGGGAGAGCGCGATCACGCTGGTGCGCAACGAGAATTACTGGGGCCAGGCGCCGCCGCTGGACCGCGTGATCTGGAAGATGATCAACGACGACCCCGCCCGCCTCGCGGAGTTTCGTAACCGTGAGATCGACCGCTTCGCCGTCGTCCCGTCGATGTACCGCACCCTTGCCAGCGACGCCGAACTCCTCGAGCGTGCGCGTCTGCTGGAATACGACTACGTCTCCAGTGGGTATCTCTACATCGGCTGGAACGAGAGCCGCAACGGCCAGCCCACGCGCTTCGCCGACAAGCGCGTGCGGCAGGCGATGACGCTGCTGATCGACCGCGAGACCATCTGCGAGCGTGTGTATGACAACCTCGCGATCCCCGCGACCGGGCCGTTCCACCCGCTGGGCTTCCAGGCCGACCCCGACGTCGAGCCCTGGCCCTACGACCCGGCCCGGGCGGCTGCGCTGCTCGCCGAGGCGGGCTACACCAAGAACGCCGACAACACGCTGGTCGATGCCGACGGCCGGCCCTTCACGTTCAGCTTCATCTACAGCGCGGGCTCGACCGAGGCCGAGCAGATGGCCTTCATGCTCAAGGACTCGATGGCCCGTGTCGGCATCCGCGTGGACCTCGACAAACTGGACTGGCCGCTGATGCAGCAGAAGCTGGACGACCGGGACTTCGACTCGATCATGCTCGGCTGGGGCGGGTCGGTCGAGTCGGACGTGTACCAGATGTTCCACTCCGACCAGATCGCCGACGGCGGGGACAACTACATCTCCTATAGCAGCGCCCGCGCCGACGCCGCCATCGACCGAGCCCGCGCGACCTTCGACCGCGACGTCTCCATCGCGGGCTGGAACGAAGTCCACCGCATCCTCCACGACGAACAGCCCTACACCTTCCTGACCAACCGCAAGGCGGTGTCGCTCATCGACCGCCGGTTCCAGAACATCGAGGCGACCGGCATCGGGCTCAACTACGCGTGGGAGTACTACGTGCCCGGCCCGGTCCAGCGCCACGGCCAATAG
- a CDS encoding type II toxin-antitoxin system RelE/ParE family toxin produces the protein MIRLAAFEADLIRHYADIAVEQPAAAERFALAADDLVDSLSHHPKLGRVWHPTDARMPGVRVRKVPGFNVLVFYLTDDRKVRVLRAMHGARGDLMRVIADELTGTDDA, from the coding sequence GTGATTCGGCTTGCTGCATTCGAGGCCGACCTGATCCGGCACTATGCAGACATCGCCGTCGAACAGCCGGCTGCGGCCGAGCGGTTCGCCTTGGCGGCAGATGACTTGGTCGATTCGTTGTCCCATCACCCAAAACTTGGCCGAGTGTGGCATCCGACCGATGCGCGGATGCCGGGCGTCCGGGTCCGGAAGGTCCCGGGCTTCAATGTGCTTGTGTTCTATCTAACCGATGATCGGAAGGTGAGGGTGCTCCGGGCGATGCACGGGGCACGCGGCGACTTGATGCGCGTGATCGCGGACGAACTGACCGGGACAGACGATGCCTGA
- a CDS encoding ABC transporter permease, with protein sequence MLTYIIRRLLLMIPTLLGVTVLVFFIMAYAPGGFASVLNEGGGQAMGVEARRLKQYNINRYGLDKPKIVQYLRWLNQVSPVGFKMSGDHEWTEAEKDGLLAQLAQRDWAGNEQSQRQLAELILTTAIFAGIELDEALAEYDAAADPGTDMVTAEVVQDEDGKPLKDADGDPIYVYTGVGPELFELIDATPIDEANFWKAIDAVDGSDREEALAMLHKELGYGAINKSRMMFSSIAVGAPDFGTNRNNGDVAQEIFSALKITLLMNLITIPIIYLVSVTSGVFAARRRGGAFDVGSGFIMLALYSVPVIWAGTLLISYFANADNLRWFPASGVHDIQADEMPFLPTQGPDGWSWGWLLDMAWHLVLPILCLTYTGFAFLTKVMRGSMLENISSDFVRTARAKGVSEHDVLFRHVLRNALLPLITMAAAILPGLFVGSFVVEYIFSINGMGKLTIDAAKNADINVVMATTLVGSVLSLFSLLVRDILYAVVDPRVSYE encoded by the coding sequence ATGCTCACCTATATCATCCGCCGACTCCTGCTGATGATCCCGACCCTGCTCGGGGTGACGGTGCTCGTGTTCTTTATCATGGCCTACGCGCCGGGTGGCTTCGCCTCGGTCCTCAACGAGGGCGGCGGGCAGGCGATGGGCGTCGAGGCACGCCGGCTCAAGCAGTACAACATCAACCGCTACGGGCTCGACAAGCCCAAGATCGTGCAGTACCTCCGCTGGCTCAACCAGGTCTCCCCCGTCGGGTTCAAGATGTCGGGCGACCACGAGTGGACGGAAGCCGAGAAAGACGGCCTCTTGGCGCAGCTCGCCCAGCGCGACTGGGCGGGCAACGAGCAGTCGCAGCGCCAGCTCGCTGAGCTGATCCTGACGACGGCGATCTTCGCGGGGATCGAGCTCGACGAAGCGCTGGCCGAGTATGACGCCGCCGCCGACCCGGGCACCGACATGGTGACGGCCGAAGTCGTCCAAGACGAGGACGGCAAGCCGCTCAAGGATGCCGACGGCGATCCGATCTACGTGTATACCGGTGTCGGGCCCGAGCTTTTCGAGCTGATCGACGCCACCCCGATCGACGAAGCAAACTTCTGGAAGGCCATCGACGCCGTGGACGGGTCCGACCGCGAAGAAGCGCTCGCGATGCTGCACAAAGAGCTCGGCTACGGCGCGATCAATAAGTCCCGCATGATGTTCTCGTCCATCGCGGTGGGGGCGCCCGACTTCGGCACCAACCGCAACAACGGCGACGTCGCCCAGGAAATCTTCTCGGCGCTCAAGATCACCCTGCTGATGAACCTCATCACGATCCCGATCATCTACCTCGTGTCGGTGACCTCGGGCGTCTTCGCGGCGCGTCGGCGGGGCGGGGCGTTCGACGTGGGCTCGGGCTTCATCATGCTCGCGCTCTACTCGGTCCCCGTCATCTGGGCCGGCACCCTGCTCATCAGCTACTTCGCCAACGCCGACAACCTGCGCTGGTTCCCCGCGTCGGGCGTCCACGACATCCAGGCCGACGAGATGCCCTTCCTCCCGACCCAGGGCCCCGACGGCTGGTCGTGGGGCTGGCTCCTCGACATGGCCTGGCACCTGGTCCTGCCCATCCTCTGCCTGACGTACACGGGCTTCGCGTTCCTGACCAAGGTGATGCGCGGCTCGATGCTCGAGAACATCTCGTCCGACTTCGTACGCACCGCGCGGGCCAAAGGCGTCTCCGAGCACGACGTCCTGTTCCGGCACGTGCTGCGTAACGCGCTGCTGCCGCTCATCACGATGGCGGCCGCGATTTTGCCGGGCCTGTTCGTGGGCTCGTTCGTCGTCGAGTACATCTTCTCGATCAACGGGATGGGCAAGCTGACCATTGATGCCGCGAAGAACGCCGACATCAACGTCGTCATGGCGACGACGCTGGTGGGCTCGGTGCTCTCGCTGTTCAGCCTGCTCGTCCGGGACATCCTCTACGCCGTGGTCGACCCGAGAGTGAGCTATGAGTAA
- a CDS encoding arsenate reductase family protein: MSLKFYGYVKCSTCRDAMKWLDAHGVGYTFVPVIEKPPTQKEFKTALAAGFTIRNLYNTSGIQYREQGMKAKLDKMSDAEALKALGGNGYFVKRPFAIDGKKVTVGFKPEKYAEVWG, translated from the coding sequence ATGTCCCTGAAGTTCTACGGCTACGTCAAGTGCTCCACCTGCCGCGACGCGATGAAGTGGCTCGATGCGCACGGCGTGGGCTACACGTTCGTGCCCGTCATCGAGAAGCCGCCGACGCAGAAAGAGTTCAAGACCGCGCTCGCGGCCGGGTTCACGATCCGCAACCTCTACAACACCTCGGGGATCCAGTACCGCGAGCAGGGGATGAAGGCGAAGCTCGACAAGATGTCGGACGCCGAGGCGCTCAAGGCGCTGGGCGGCAACGGCTACTTCGTGAAGCGGCCCTTCGCGATCGACGGCAAGAAGGTGACGGTGGGGTTCAAGCCCGAGAAGTACGCCGAGGTGTGGGGTTGA